A single region of the Triticum dicoccoides isolate Atlit2015 ecotype Zavitan chromosome 2B, WEW_v2.0, whole genome shotgun sequence genome encodes:
- the LOC119366555 gene encoding peroxidase 31-like, with protein sequence MASSGAIVLAMVGLLAAVLVSPAAAAAAEEFISMPTDDVGDHSYRVHATFCPDLERIVRDKVADARRNDIGVVAGLLRIFFHDCFPNGCDASLLLETSHLYSSERDLPQNKGLHEGALQLIQRIRDAVRDAKCTDVSCADITMLATRDALMMSGAPRYDVHLGRKDSKRPASFAEVRRFLPARDAKIKDLIRVFEDRGFNKGDLVALSGAHTIGKATCPSLEFRTGEPAWFVKAIKDNCPRSGDKKHILDVTTPDVFDNKYYGNLLLGLGVLGTDMELLQHQETRFFVESWAKDEHLGWFHGHFAAAMKKMADLPVDPDGEYRDNCFRPKSFVRNLTADGFSASA encoded by the exons ATGGCGTCGAGCGGTGCAATCGTGTTGGCCATGGTGGGCCTCCTCGCCGCCGTGCTGGTGAGccctgctgcggcggcggcggcggaggagttcATCTCCATGCCCACCGACGACGTCGGCGACCACTCCTACCGCGTCCACGCCACGTTCTGCCCCGACCTGGAGAGGATTGTGCGCGACAAGGTGGCGGATGCGCGCAGAAACGACATCGGcgtcgtcgccggcctcctccgcaTCTTCTTCCACGACTGCTTCCCTAAC GGCTGCGACGCGTCGCTCCTGCTGGAGACAAGTCACCTCTACTCCAGCGAGCGGGACCTTCCCCAAAACAAAGGGCTGCACGAGGGCGCGCTCCAACTCATCCAGCGTATCCGCGATGCCGTGCGCGACGCCAAGTGCACGGACGTGTCGTGCGCCGACATCACCATGCTCGCCACCCGGGATGCCCTCATGATGTCCGGGGCACCAAGGTACGACGTGCACCTTGGCCGGAAGGACAGCAAGCGCCCTGCCTCGTTTGCCGAGGTCAGACGCTTCCTGCCCGCACGCGATGCCAAGATCAAGGATCTCATCCGGGTCTTCGAGGACCGCGGCTTCAACAAGGGTGACCTAGTCGCGCTCTCCGGCGCACATACCATCGGCAAGGCAACCTGCCCGAGCCTAGAATTCCGCACCGGGGAGCCCGCCTGGTTCGTCAAGGCAATCAAAGACAATTGCCCCAGATCAGGGGACAAGAAGCACATACTCGATGTTACCACCCCCGACGTGTTCGACAACAAGTACTACGGCAATCTCCTCCTAGGGTTGGGTGTGCTTGGCACCGACATGGAGCTCCTCCAACACCAGGAAACAAGATTTTTTGTCGAAAGCTGGGCCAAGGACGAGCATCTAGGGTGGTTCCATGGGCACTTCGCTGCCGCCATGAAGAAGATGGCAGATTTGCCTGTGGACCCCGACGGCGAGTACCGCGACAACTGCTTCAGGCCCAAGTCGTTTGTGAGGAACCTCACCGCAGACGGTTTCTCGGCCTCGGCTTGA